The following are encoded in a window of Flavobacterium cupriresistens genomic DNA:
- a CDS encoding class I lanthipeptide produces the protein MKKQNPTNKLAFNKVAVAELNDTQLQEVNGGTLMSIHSMMLVTMTLIQID, from the coding sequence ATGAAAAAACAAAACCCAACGAACAAGCTTGCTTTTAATAAAGTAGCTGTTGCAGAATTAAATGATACTCAATTGCAAGAGGTGAATGGAGGTACTTTAATGTCTATTCACAGTATGATGTTAGTAACGATGACTCTAATTCAAATAGACTAA
- a CDS encoding class I lanthipeptide, translated as MKKQNPNSKLAFNKVVVIELNENQLQEINGGTSIDGGGGNCTGCVCAQTVLLIQ; from the coding sequence ATGAAAAAACAAAACCCAAACAGCAAACTGGCTTTTAATAAAGTAGTTGTTATAGAATTAAATGAAAACCAATTGCAGGAAATTAATGGTGGAACCTCAATAGATGGCGGTGGAGGTAATTGTACCGGTTGTGTTTGTGCTCAAACAGTACTTCTTATTCAATAA
- a CDS encoding IS1182 family transposase — MRFKHYDQQQTILLPYSFDDLIPEKHPVRIVDQVVESINIQPLLKAYSKEGNPGYHPKMLLKVMLYAYMTNVYSSRKIELALRENINFMWLTSMTIVDHNTINRFRSDKLKENFKEIFKQVVLMLASEGLINLKQIYTDGTKIEAQAGRYTFVWGNSIKTNKAKMLTQLEELWNYAQSIDNEDGPNPEPTEFKEISKEVIEKTVAEIDAKLSGNGKASSKAKAKLRYIKNNFTANLEKYEKQQAILGERNSYSKTDTQATFMRMKEDHMLNGQLKPAYNTQISTQNQIIVHYTIHQNPTDTKTLKPHLENLEQTFGKKVFKKIQEITTDAGYGSEENYDYLEKKKLTAFVKYNTFEKEQDQNYQKKHKTFSKENLYYNQEEDYYICPMGQKMHKTHENEKKTAAGYTQTLSHYQAKNCEGCLLRGQCFKAKGNRSIERNHNLERHKQQARELLLSEIGIQRRKQRSADVEPVFAQLKHNNGFRRFSLKGLQKVELEFGLMALGHNLRKKIAA, encoded by the coding sequence ATGAGATTTAAACATTATGACCAACAGCAAACGATACTTTTACCTTATTCGTTTGACGATTTAATTCCAGAGAAACATCCTGTTCGAATAGTGGATCAGGTTGTGGAATCAATTAACATCCAGCCTCTTTTAAAAGCCTACAGCAAAGAAGGCAATCCAGGTTATCATCCAAAGATGCTTCTCAAAGTGATGTTGTATGCCTATATGACCAATGTATACTCTTCTCGAAAGATAGAACTGGCACTTCGCGAGAATATTAATTTTATGTGGCTAACTTCGATGACTATTGTAGATCACAATACTATTAACCGTTTTAGAAGTGATAAGCTTAAAGAGAATTTTAAAGAGATCTTCAAACAGGTCGTTTTGATGTTAGCATCAGAAGGACTCATCAATCTAAAACAAATCTATACAGACGGAACAAAGATAGAAGCTCAGGCCGGCAGGTACACTTTTGTCTGGGGCAACAGTATCAAAACCAACAAAGCCAAAATGCTGACTCAGCTGGAAGAATTATGGAACTATGCCCAAAGTATTGATAATGAAGACGGCCCCAACCCGGAACCAACTGAGTTCAAGGAAATCAGCAAAGAAGTAATCGAGAAAACTGTAGCTGAAATAGATGCCAAACTCTCTGGCAATGGAAAGGCTAGCTCCAAAGCAAAAGCCAAATTGCGTTATATTAAAAATAATTTTACTGCTAACTTAGAAAAATATGAAAAGCAGCAAGCTATTCTAGGAGAAAGAAACAGTTACAGCAAAACCGATACCCAGGCTACTTTTATGCGTATGAAAGAAGACCATATGTTAAACGGACAGCTCAAGCCAGCTTATAATACTCAGATATCTACACAAAACCAGATCATCGTTCACTATACCATCCATCAAAATCCAACCGATACCAAAACACTCAAGCCCCACTTGGAAAATTTGGAGCAGACCTTCGGCAAAAAAGTGTTTAAAAAGATACAAGAGATCACTACAGACGCAGGTTATGGAAGTGAAGAAAACTACGATTATCTGGAGAAAAAAAAGCTAACGGCTTTTGTGAAATATAATACTTTTGAAAAAGAACAGGATCAAAACTACCAAAAGAAACACAAGACTTTTAGCAAGGAGAATCTATATTACAATCAGGAAGAAGACTATTATATATGTCCAATGGGACAGAAAATGCATAAAACCCATGAGAATGAGAAAAAAACGGCAGCGGGATATACTCAGACCTTATCCCATTATCAAGCCAAAAACTGTGAAGGCTGTCTCTTGCGAGGACAATGTTTTAAAGCCAAAGGCAACAGAAGCATAGAGCGAAACCACAACCTTGAAAGGCATAAACAACAAGCAAGAGAATTACTGCTCAGCGAAATAGGGATACAAAGAAGAAAACAACGCTCTGCCGATGTAGAGCCTGTATTTGCTCAACTCAAACATAATAATGGATTTAGACGATTTTCTTTAAAAGGACTTCAAAAAGTTGAATTAGAGTTCGGATTAATGGCTTTAGGTCACAACTTAAGAAAGAAAATTGCAGCATAA
- a CDS encoding class I lanthipeptide: MKKQNPTNKLAFNKVAVAELNDTHLQEVNGGTLISFTSTILIIKTVVQL; this comes from the coding sequence ATGAAAAAACAAAATCCAACGAACAAGCTGGCTTTTAATAAAGTAGCTGTTGCAGAACTGAATGATACTCATTTACAAGAGGTAAATGGAGGTACTTTAATTTCTTTCACCTCTACCATATTAATAATTAAGACTGTAGTTCAATTATGA
- a CDS encoding class I lanthipeptide yields MKKQNQTKLAFNKANVTELNVQQLRSVNGGVKDDLDLDTKPGSGCICDPILTKLTVIKNQF; encoded by the coding sequence ATGAAAAAGCAAAACCAAACCAAATTGGCTTTCAACAAAGCTAATGTTACAGAATTAAACGTTCAACAATTAAGAAGTGTGAACGGTGGCGTAAAAGATGACCTTGATCTTGATACCAAACCTGGTTCCGGTTGTATCTGTGATCCTATTTTGACAAAATTAACGGTTATTAAAAATCAATTCTAA
- a CDS encoding helix-turn-helix domain-containing protein → MNRLNKMLVLILLFIVNFTFSQNKIETYKDSVKSLLYNNPSKAKYYCHKLLKYAKTNDLVVEEAKSYCFLADLSGALTQKDSAFYYFDKAIQKAGAIDNEKLEMVFKINKANYLFNEFDFQEALTLYEECVTLSKKLNDVGAYNYISIKRGSIAYELERYQEALKIYKENLNKEGFSNVSKLDIKLGLVKTYINLNKQDSAYVFIKSGIQESQKNHLKEHEIHFLSQLGLIYIDKKDFVNAKLTFDKALNIAQKIESNNLITETNIRISKLYSLQKDYDKAIMLLKSILSTEQTSKIPTENLSEIYYLLAENYKFIENFSESNYYYGQFIEKSKKIGEKRIEAVDHLHKIDISESKEREKTQEHQKWILLGSTTFLILLFIGYYMKRRKEGIQNQVKFEELLLKIKDFEHQNPKTADESQQKHTLAGDDEITEPDLLEEESETEFIPSNIVTINTTSNDDLIAEDESIADHNGSDIEEPTGSNFIIKDETRVEILDKLIKLEEKRLFLRQDFTLHNVAKRLKTNTAYLSKIVNSELDKNFSSYVNELRINYIIIELKNNAKLRSYSINAIAEEIGYKSPESFTKYFKVATGISPSIYIKKINQMKESENK, encoded by the coding sequence ATGAATAGACTAAATAAGATGCTTGTCTTAATTTTATTATTTATAGTCAATTTTACCTTTTCCCAAAATAAAATTGAAACTTATAAAGATTCGGTTAAAAGCCTTTTGTACAATAATCCGAGTAAAGCAAAATACTACTGCCATAAGTTATTAAAGTACGCTAAAACCAATGATTTAGTGGTTGAAGAGGCAAAATCGTATTGTTTCCTGGCCGACTTAAGTGGCGCTTTAACTCAAAAAGACAGCGCTTTTTATTATTTTGACAAAGCAATTCAGAAAGCTGGTGCCATTGATAACGAAAAGCTGGAAATGGTTTTCAAAATCAATAAAGCGAACTATTTATTTAATGAATTTGATTTCCAGGAAGCTTTAACTCTTTATGAAGAATGTGTTACTTTATCTAAAAAACTCAATGATGTCGGGGCTTACAATTACATTTCGATAAAAAGAGGCAGCATTGCGTATGAATTAGAAAGGTATCAGGAGGCTTTAAAAATATATAAAGAAAATTTAAACAAGGAAGGTTTTAGTAACGTAAGTAAACTAGATATAAAACTGGGTTTAGTAAAAACGTATATTAATTTAAATAAGCAGGACTCCGCCTATGTTTTTATAAAAAGTGGTATTCAGGAATCGCAAAAAAACCATCTAAAAGAGCATGAAATCCACTTTTTGTCCCAATTGGGCTTAATTTACATCGATAAAAAGGACTTTGTAAATGCTAAATTAACCTTCGATAAGGCCCTAAATATTGCTCAGAAAATTGAGAGCAATAATTTGATTACAGAAACAAATATCAGGATCTCTAAATTGTATTCGCTTCAGAAAGATTACGATAAAGCGATAATGCTCTTAAAATCGATTCTTAGTACGGAGCAAACATCAAAAATACCCACAGAAAACCTGTCTGAAATATATTACTTATTGGCAGAGAACTATAAATTCATCGAAAATTTTTCAGAATCCAATTATTATTATGGTCAGTTTATTGAAAAGTCGAAGAAAATAGGGGAAAAAAGAATTGAAGCTGTCGATCATTTGCATAAAATAGACATCTCAGAAAGTAAAGAGAGAGAGAAAACACAAGAGCATCAAAAATGGATACTGCTTGGTTCAACAACCTTTTTAATTCTTCTGTTTATTGGTTATTATATGAAACGAAGAAAAGAGGGCATACAAAATCAAGTCAAATTTGAGGAGTTACTACTCAAAATCAAAGACTTCGAGCATCAAAATCCAAAAACGGCTGATGAAAGCCAGCAAAAACACACTTTGGCAGGTGATGATGAAATCACAGAGCCGGATCTTTTAGAAGAAGAATCTGAAACAGAATTCATTCCAAGCAACATTGTTACTATAAATACTACTTCTAATGATGATTTAATAGCAGAGGATGAATCCATCGCAGACCACAATGGCTCTGACATAGAAGAACCAACGGGAAGTAATTTTATTATCAAAGATGAAACAAGAGTAGAAATTTTAGATAAGCTAATTAAACTCGAAGAGAAGAGATTGTTCCTGAGACAAGACTTTACTCTGCATAATGTTGCGAAACGATTAAAGACAAACACCGCTTATTTGTCTAAAATTGTCAATAGTGAATTGGACAAAAACTTCAGTTCGTATGTAAATGAGTTAAGGATTAACTATATTATTATTGAATTAAAGAATAATGCTAAGCTAAGATCGTATTCAATTAATGCAATTGCGGAAGAAATTGGGTATAAAAGTCCGGAGTCTTTTACTAAATATTTTAAGGTTGCAACCGGAATTAGCCCCTCTATTTATATAAAAAAGATAAATCAGATGAAAGAAAGTGAAAACAAGTAG
- a CDS encoding class I lanthipeptide — protein sequence MKKQNPTNKLVFTKLAVAELNDSQLVDVKGGVTPLPTIIITFFPDDLV from the coding sequence ATGAAAAAACAAAACCCAACCAACAAGCTTGTCTTTACCAAACTGGCTGTTGCAGAACTGAATGACAGTCAATTAGTGGACGTGAAAGGCGGAGTTACACCACTACCTACAATAATAATAACTTTTTTTCCTGATGACTTAGTCTAA
- a CDS encoding class I lanthipeptide, translating to MKKQNPTNKLAFNKIAVAELNEKQLQEVNGGTHLPSVVYTMIMLTLV from the coding sequence ATGAAAAAACAAAACCCAACCAACAAGCTGGCTTTTAATAAAATAGCTGTTGCAGAATTGAATGAAAAGCAATTACAAGAAGTAAATGGTGGTACTCATCTTCCTAGCGTCGTTTACACAATGATAATGTTGACTTTGGTGTAA
- a CDS encoding class I lanthipeptide, with amino-acid sequence MKNINLNNKLYFKRADVTELNDNSLIEINGGSTILGGETCSGCCCGQTSITVLQQM; translated from the coding sequence ATGAAAAACATAAACCTAAACAACAAACTGTATTTTAAAAGAGCAGATGTTACAGAATTAAACGATAATTCCCTTATCGAAATCAATGGTGGTTCAACAATCCTTGGAGGAGAGACTTGTAGCGGATGCTGCTGTGGTCAGACTAGTATTACTGTATTGCAACAAATGTAA
- a CDS encoding class I lanthipeptide, translating into MKKQNPTNKLAFNKVAVAELNEKQLTAINGGTSVFTVGGTSLIFITLMQN; encoded by the coding sequence ATGAAAAAGCAGAATCCAACGAACAAGCTTGCTTTCAATAAAGTGGCTGTTGCAGAATTGAATGAGAAACAATTAACAGCGATCAATGGGGGAACTTCAGTGTTCACTGTAGGTGGTACAAGTCTCATATTTATAACGCTTATGCAAAATTAA
- a CDS encoding class I lanthipeptide: MKNANLTNKLYFKKSDVTELNVQQLRNVNGGVITGQDTDTNPNSGCICDPILTKLTVIKPYQF, translated from the coding sequence ATGAAAAACGCAAACCTAACGAACAAACTGTATTTTAAAAAATCGGATGTTACAGAATTAAACGTTCAACAATTAAGAAATGTGAATGGCGGTGTAATAACGGGACAAGATACCGATACCAACCCAAATTCGGGCTGTATCTGTGATCCTATCTTAACAAAACTAACCGTTATTAAACCCTATCAATTCTAA
- a CDS encoding class I lanthipeptide, whose product MKKQNPTNKLAFNKVAVAELNENQLTEINGGTSITFVGGTSLVFITLVQD is encoded by the coding sequence ATGAAAAAACAAAACCCAACCAACAAGCTTGCTTTCAATAAAGTAGCTGTTGCAGAATTGAATGAGAATCAATTAACGGAGATCAATGGGGGTACCTCCATAACATTTGTAGGAGGCACGAGCCTTGTATTTATCACACTTGTACAAGATTAA
- a CDS encoding 2-oxoglutarate dehydrogenase E1 component has product MDRFSFLNAAHTEFFAQLYDQYLVNPDSVEPSWRSFFQGFDFGMTTYNDENPVQQIVEFAANNTDYSQISEKLQKEFNVLKLIDGYRTRGHLFTKTNPVRDRRVSSPSLDIENFGLSTADLSLVFDAAKVIGVAPCSLQDIITRLQSIYCQHIGIEYMYIRNPNVVKWIQDKLAVNVNQPSFSGDEKKIILEKLNEAVSFENFLHTKYVGQKRFSLEGGETIIPALDALIEKAAEKGVEQFVMGMAHRGRLNVLANIFGKSTQDIFGEFDGKDYDQEYFDGDVKYHLGLTADKKTRSGKNININLAPNPSHLETVGAVIEGITRAKQDKYYADDFSKVLPIAVHGDAAIAGQGILYEIIQMAQLDGYKTGGTIHIVINNQVGFTTNYLDARSSTYCTDVAKVTLSPVLHVNADDAEAVVHAVSFALDYRMQFGRDVFIDLLGYRKYGHNEGDEPRFTQPVLYKIIAKHKNPRDIYAEKLLSDGVIDATYVNGLEKEYKSDMEENLEASRKKDLTIITPFMKNEWEGFVQVTDTQMLQKVDTTFDKKGLDSIINTISTLPSDKKFINKISKIVADRKTGYDNNTLDWGTAEALAYGSLLTEGFDVRISGQDVERGTFSHRHAVVKVEDSEEEVILLDAIENKKGKFGVFNSLLSEYGVLGFDYGYALANPKALTIWEAQFGDFSNGAQIMIDQYISCGEDKWNNQNGIVLLLPHGYEGQGAEHSSARMERYLQLCARHNMYVADCTTPANFFHLLRRQMKTNFRKPLVVFSPKSLLRDPRCVSTVEDLASGSFQETIDDTTVNKKEVKTLVFCTGKFYYDIVAERENNGRNDVAVVRIEQLFPFPADQIKEIIAQYPNADDYVWAQEEPKNMGAYSFMLMNFDLVKWRLASLKAYAAPASGSYTRAKRRHADAIRMVFDKNLFR; this is encoded by the coding sequence ATGGATAGGTTTTCATTTTTAAATGCAGCGCATACAGAGTTTTTCGCACAACTATATGATCAATATTTAGTAAATCCAGACAGCGTTGAGCCAAGCTGGAGAAGCTTCTTTCAAGGTTTTGACTTTGGAATGACAACTTATAATGACGAAAATCCTGTTCAACAAATCGTTGAATTCGCTGCGAACAACACCGATTACAGTCAGATTTCTGAAAAATTACAAAAAGAATTTAACGTATTAAAATTAATTGACGGATACCGCACTCGTGGCCATTTGTTTACCAAAACAAATCCGGTTCGTGACCGTAGAGTTTCTTCTCCTTCTTTAGATATCGAAAATTTTGGATTATCAACTGCTGATTTATCTCTAGTTTTTGATGCTGCAAAAGTTATCGGAGTAGCTCCGTGTTCTTTACAAGACATTATTACACGTCTTCAGTCTATTTACTGCCAACACATTGGTATTGAATACATGTATATCAGAAATCCTAATGTTGTAAAATGGATTCAGGACAAATTGGCTGTAAATGTCAATCAGCCGAGTTTTTCAGGTGATGAAAAGAAAATCATATTAGAAAAATTAAACGAAGCCGTTTCTTTCGAGAACTTTTTACATACAAAATATGTAGGTCAAAAAAGATTCTCATTGGAAGGTGGAGAAACTATTATTCCTGCACTTGATGCTTTAATCGAAAAAGCAGCTGAAAAAGGAGTTGAACAATTCGTAATGGGAATGGCTCACCGTGGTCGTTTGAACGTTTTGGCCAACATCTTCGGAAAATCAACTCAGGATATCTTTGGTGAATTTGATGGTAAAGATTACGATCAGGAATATTTTGACGGTGACGTAAAATACCACTTAGGTCTTACTGCCGATAAGAAAACAAGATCTGGAAAAAACATCAACATCAATTTAGCACCAAACCCTTCTCACTTAGAGACTGTTGGAGCTGTAATTGAAGGAATTACCAGAGCAAAACAAGATAAATATTACGCAGACGATTTCTCAAAAGTACTTCCTATTGCCGTTCACGGTGATGCTGCAATTGCAGGTCAGGGAATTTTGTATGAAATTATTCAAATGGCACAACTTGACGGTTACAAAACCGGAGGAACAATCCATATCGTAATCAACAATCAGGTTGGATTTACAACCAACTATTTAGACGCGCGTTCTTCTACTTATTGTACAGATGTTGCTAAAGTAACTCTTTCACCTGTATTACACGTAAATGCTGACGATGCTGAAGCGGTTGTACATGCGGTATCTTTTGCTTTAGACTACAGAATGCAATTCGGACGTGACGTATTTATTGACTTATTAGGATATAGAAAATACGGACATAACGAAGGTGACGAACCTCGTTTTACACAACCGGTTTTATATAAAATCATCGCTAAACATAAAAATCCAAGAGATATTTATGCAGAAAAATTATTGTCTGACGGCGTAATTGATGCTACTTATGTGAATGGTTTAGAAAAAGAATACAAATCAGACATGGAGGAGAATTTAGAAGCTTCCCGTAAAAAAGATTTGACCATTATCACACCATTCATGAAAAACGAATGGGAAGGATTTGTTCAGGTAACTGACACACAAATGCTTCAAAAAGTTGATACTACTTTTGATAAAAAAGGATTGGATTCTATCATCAATACCATCTCGACCTTACCATCAGATAAAAAGTTTATCAATAAAATATCAAAAATTGTAGCCGACAGAAAAACCGGATACGATAACAATACCCTAGACTGGGGAACTGCAGAAGCATTAGCTTACGGTTCACTTCTAACAGAAGGTTTTGATGTTAGAATTTCAGGACAGGATGTGGAGCGTGGTACATTCTCTCACCGTCATGCCGTTGTTAAGGTAGAAGATTCAGAAGAAGAAGTAATTCTTTTGGATGCTATCGAAAACAAAAAAGGAAAATTCGGAGTATTCAATTCCCTTTTATCTGAATACGGAGTTCTAGGTTTTGATTACGGATATGCATTGGCAAATCCAAAAGCATTAACGATCTGGGAAGCACAATTTGGAGATTTCTCTAACGGTGCTCAAATCATGATCGACCAATACATCTCTTGTGGTGAAGACAAATGGAACAACCAAAACGGTATTGTTTTATTATTGCCACACGGATACGAAGGACAAGGTGCTGAGCACTCTTCTGCAAGAATGGAACGTTACTTACAATTATGTGCGAGACACAATATGTATGTAGCAGATTGTACAACACCAGCCAACTTCTTCCACTTGTTGAGAAGACAAATGAAAACGAATTTCCGTAAACCATTGGTGGTTTTCTCTCCAAAAAGTTTATTACGTGACCCAAGATGTGTGTCTACAGTAGAAGACTTAGCTAGCGGAAGTTTCCAGGAAACAATTGATGATACAACTGTAAACAAAAAAGAAGTGAAAACTTTGGTTTTCTGTACCGGTAAATTCTACTATGATATTGTTGCCGAAAGAGAAAACAACGGAAGAAATGACGTTGCAGTAGTTCGTATCGAGCAATTGTTCCCTTTCCCGGCAGATCAAATCAAAGAAATCATCGCACAATATCCAAATGCTGATGATTATGTTTGGGCACAGGAAGAGCCTAAAAACATGGGAGCTTACAGCTTTATGCTGATGAATTTTGATCTTGTAAAATGGAGATTGGCTTCGTTAAAAGCTTACGCTGCACCGGCATCAGGAAGTTACACACGTGCAAAACGTCGCCATGCAGATGCGATCAGAATGGTATTTGATAAAAATTTATTTAGATAA
- a CDS encoding class I lanthipeptide produces MKNVNLTNKLYFKKSDVTELNAQQLRSVNGGVITGQDTDTNPNSGCICDPILTKITIIKNQF; encoded by the coding sequence ATGAAAAACGTAAACCTAACGAACAAACTGTATTTTAAAAAATCAGATGTTACAGAATTAAACGCTCAACAATTAAGAAGTGTTAACGGTGGCGTAATAACGGGACAAGATACCGATACGAACCCAAATTCGGGCTGTATTTGTGATCCTATCTTAACAAAAATAACAATCATTAAAAATCAATTCTAA
- a CDS encoding class I lanthipeptide, translating to MKKQNPNNKLIFSKMAVAELNDFLLIEIHGGTSIFGGGDSCTGCCCLKVTQDLM from the coding sequence ATGAAAAAGCAAAACCCAAACAACAAGCTGATTTTTAGTAAAATGGCTGTTGCGGAATTGAATGATTTTTTACTTATAGAAATACACGGAGGGACATCCATATTTGGAGGAGGAGATTCTTGTACCGGCTGCTGTTGTCTTAAAGTAACCCAGGATTTAATGTAA
- a CDS encoding class I lanthipeptide — translation MKKQKLNNKLTFNKVVITELNDDQLNDINGGTDTLIRTFIIVTGYGTWLMVV, via the coding sequence ATGAAAAAGCAAAAACTAAACAATAAACTGACCTTCAATAAGGTGGTTATTACAGAATTGAACGACGATCAGTTGAACGATATCAACGGAGGCACAGATACTTTAATAAGAACATTTATTATTGTTACCGGATATGGCACCTGGTTAATGGTTGTATAA
- the odhB gene encoding 2-oxoglutarate dehydrogenase complex dihydrolipoyllysine-residue succinyltransferase produces MILEMKVPSPGESIKEVEIATWLVKDGDYVEKDQAIAEVDSDKATLELPAEASGIITLKAEEGDAVAVGAVVCLIDTGAAKPAGDAPAAPAAEAPKAEAPKTEVKAEVKAEAPKAAPAPTTYASGTPSPAARKILDEKNIAPAAVSGTGKDGRITKEDALNAVPSMGTPTGGSRGTERTKLSMLRRKVAERLVAAKNETAMLTTFNEVNMTPINLIRNEYKDAFKAKHGGLGLGFMSFFTKAVTRALQLYPDVNSMMDGDYKIAYDFCDISIAVSGPKGLMVPVVRNAENLTFRGIEADIKRLALRARDGQITVDDMTGGTFTITNGGVFGSMLSTPIINPPQSGILGMHNIIERPIAVNGKVEIHPMMYVALSYDHRIIDGRESVGFLVAVKEALENPVELLMNGDAKRALEL; encoded by the coding sequence ATGATTTTAGAAATGAAAGTCCCATCACCAGGGGAATCAATTAAAGAAGTTGAAATTGCAACTTGGTTAGTAAAAGACGGTGATTATGTAGAGAAAGATCAGGCTATTGCCGAAGTTGATTCAGACAAAGCAACTCTTGAATTACCAGCTGAAGCAAGCGGAATAATTACGTTAAAAGCAGAAGAAGGTGATGCAGTAGCGGTAGGAGCTGTTGTTTGTTTAATTGATACAGGCGCAGCAAAACCGGCAGGTGACGCTCCGGCTGCACCGGCAGCTGAAGCTCCAAAAGCAGAGGCTCCTAAAACAGAAGTAAAAGCAGAAGTAAAAGCAGAAGCTCCAAAAGCAGCACCTGCTCCAACAACTTATGCTTCAGGAACTCCATCTCCGGCAGCAAGAAAAATATTAGACGAAAAAAATATCGCTCCGGCAGCAGTTTCAGGAACTGGTAAAGACGGAAGAATCACTAAAGAAGATGCTTTAAACGCAGTACCTTCTATGGGAACTCCAACAGGAGGAAGCCGTGGAACTGAGCGTACCAAATTATCAATGTTACGTCGTAAAGTAGCGGAGAGATTAGTAGCGGCTAAAAACGAAACAGCAATGTTAACTACTTTCAATGAAGTTAACATGACACCAATTAACTTAATCCGTAACGAGTACAAAGATGCTTTCAAAGCAAAACATGGTGGTCTTGGTTTAGGTTTCATGTCATTCTTTACAAAAGCAGTTACAAGAGCTTTACAATTGTATCCTGATGTAAACTCAATGATGGACGGTGATTATAAAATCGCTTACGATTTCTGTGATATCTCTATCGCAGTTTCAGGACCAAAAGGTTTAATGGTTCCTGTTGTTCGCAATGCTGAAAACTTAACTTTCCGTGGAATCGAAGCGGACATCAAAAGATTAGCACTTAGAGCTCGTGACGGTCAAATTACTGTTGACGATATGACTGGTGGTACTTTTACGATTACTAATGGTGGTGTTTTTGGAAGTATGTTGAGTACTCCAATTATCAACCCTCCTCAATCAGGAATCTTAGGAATGCACAATATTATTGAACGTCCGATTGCTGTAAACGGTAAAGTAGAGATTCACCCAATGATGTATGTTGCTCTTTCTTATGACCACAGAATTATCGACGGTCGTGAGTCTGTTGGTTTCTTGGTTGCTGTGAAAGAAGCTTTAGAAAATCCGGTAGAATTATTAATGAATGGCGATGCTAAACGTGCTTTAGAATTGTAA
- a CDS encoding class I lanthipeptide: MKKQNPTNKLAFNKVAVAELNENQLQDVNGGTYISFNITILITQTVME, translated from the coding sequence ATGAAAAAACAGAATCCAACGAACAAGCTTGCTTTCAATAAAGTGGCTGTTGCAGAATTGAATGAGAATCAATTACAGGACGTGAATGGAGGAACTTACATTTCTTTCAACATTACGATACTAATAACGCAGACTGTAATGGAATAA
- a CDS encoding class I lanthipeptide — translation MKKQNPTNKLAFNKVAVAELNENQLTNVNGGTSTTNGSITLTGLILPPDVQNV, via the coding sequence ATGAAAAAGCAGAATCCAACGAATAAGCTTGCTTTCAACAAAGTGGCTGTTGCAGAATTGAATGAGAATCAATTAACAAATGTAAATGGCGGGACGAGTACTACAAACGGCAGTATAACGCTGACAGGACTTATTCTTCCTCCAGATGTACAGAACGTATAA
- a CDS encoding class I lanthipeptide, which produces MKKQNPTNKLVFTKLAVAELNDTQLLDVKGGVTTLPTIIITFFPDDLV; this is translated from the coding sequence ATGAAAAAACAAAACCCAACGAACAAGCTTGTTTTTACCAAACTGGCTGTTGCAGAACTGAATGACACTCAATTATTGGACGTGAAAGGCGGAGTTACAACACTACCTACAATAATAATAACTTTTTTTCCTGATGACTTAGTCTAA